One window of the Rhipicephalus sanguineus isolate Rsan-2018 chromosome 2, BIME_Rsan_1.4, whole genome shotgun sequence genome contains the following:
- the LOC125757062 gene encoding uncharacterized protein LOC125757062 translates to MKCVRNGFIKAPYKTPDGAVYMEHIKAAYDEDKCAVTLKVMPKITASHVNPNNFEKMKVNLAFHLFSAEVLRGLFFYKNEVARRWSDPAPTQAFVQMMVKLIEAMTARIPSQGLKVNSPQETNILEFLEYLNKWETSLEPSKIGFISGSTAEGLRVTLHATVGLLRYASEKLNFKFILTSHLSQDCIEKLFGAIRQFSGCNDHPTATQFLITVNCLSFYNLVKAPNSGNCSGGSMTSLLGDGSSVKRVDSLIDNGKLEEASGILEKSALDVDHVYAEKTSDARLVYYIAGYVARKTVLKSGCRDCFDELLVAPQDASKDLATLTHFCDNGGLLYPSEQLFAFVEALEMTFTTWFSYNELHHDSLAELTSCLQRNSVVLGCAQHGESLTNQMIKFFFHNAPPLLHEISEQGACIYPREKKTSET, encoded by the coding sequence ATGAAGTGTGTTAGGAATGGCTTTATAAAAGCCCCTTACAAGACCCCAGATGGTGCTGTGTACATGGAGCATATCAAAGCGGcgtatgacgaagataaatgCGCCGTCACTCTAAAAGTGATGCCTAAAATCACCGCTTCTCATGTGAACCCCAACAACTTCGAGAAGATGAAGGTGAACTTAGCCTTTCATTTGTTCAGTGCTGAAGTCCTACGTGGCCTATTTTTTTACAAGAATGAAGTGGCTAGACGGTGGAGCGACCCAGCCCCAACACAGGCGTTTGTGCAGATGATGGTTAAGCTAATCGAAGCAATGACGGCACGCATTCCATCGCAAGGATTGAAGGTGAATTCTCCTCAAGAAACGAACATACTAGAGTTTCTTGAATACCTCAACAAGTGGGAAACTTCCTTAGAGCCATCCAAAATTGGGTTCATTTCAGGAAGCACCGCCGAGGGATTGAGAGTTACTCTGCATGCTACTGTCGGCCTATTGAGGTATGCGAGTGAGAAGCTGAACTTCAAGTTCATCCTCACAAGCCATCTCAGCCAAGACTGCATTGAAAAGTTATTTGGTGCCATtcgccaattttcagggtgcaaCGATCACCCTACGGCAACGCAGTTTTTGATCACAGTCAACTGCTTGAGCTTTTATAATTTGGTGAAGGCGCCAAACAGTGGCAACTGTTCAGGAGGCTCAATGACTTCTCTCCTTGGAGACGGCAGTAGTGTCAAGCGAGTGGACTCGCTGATTGATAATGGCAAGCTCGAAGAAGCTTCTGGCATACTGGAAAAGTCGGCGCTTGATGTGGATCATGTGTATGCTGAAAAGACAAGCGACGCCCGACTTGTTTATTACATAGCCGGATATGTCGCCAGGAAGACTGTCCTGAAAAGCGGCTGCCGTGACTGCTTCGATGAACTTCTCGTAGCTCCGCAGGACGCAAGCAAAGACCTCGCTACGCTGACTCACTTTTGTGACAACGGTGGGCTACTCTATCCCTCGGAGCAGCTCTTCGCGTTTGTAGAAGCCCTGGAGATGACCTTCACGACGTGGTTCAGCTATAATGAGCTACACCATGACAGCTTGGCTGAGTTGACCTCGTGCCTGCAGAGGAATTCTGTCGTGCTTGGATGTGCACAGCACGGCGAGAGCCTAACCAACCAGAtgataaagtttttttttcataacgcgCCTCCACTTCTACACGAAATCTCTGAACAAGGAGCATGCATCTACccgcgagagaaaaaaacatcTGAAACTTAG